Genomic segment of Acidobacteriota bacterium:
CAGGGGACGAAGACGGCCCAGAACCCGCGGCGGCGGAACCAGGCCGCGAACCGTCGGTACTTCTGTTCCGAGATGTGGCGGCGGACAAGGATCTCGCCGCCCCGCCGACCCATGGCGAAAAGGATGAAGGAACCGAGCAGGGAGCCGACGGTGCTGGCCAGGACGAACCACAACATGTACGCCGGGTGGTGGATGGAGAAGTAGACGACCAGGATGTCGTTTCCCTCGGGGACCGGGGTGAAGGACGAGTCGAAGAAGCCGATCAGGCAGAGGGCCAGCCCGGCGGAGAAAGGCCCTGCCGTTTTCGCGTACGCCTCCACCGCGATGCCCACCTGCTTGAAAAAGCGGCCCACCGCCTTGAGGCCGGACCAGAAGAGGGACGGGTCGTAGAGGGCCACCACCAGGGCGCCGAGGGTGAGCACCCCCAGCACCGACAGCCATCGCTTCTTCCGGGGCGTCATGTTCACGGCCGTTTTCGCGGGGCGCGGCGGGAGGGTGCAGGGCGCCGGGGGGTGCTTCGGGGAGGGACGGGCCTGCGCGGCGCCCGGACGGCCTTTTCCGGGGCGGGCCCCGGGGGCGGGACGGCTTCCTCCTCCTGGAAATAGATGAGCATGCGACCGACCCGGCCGACGAACTCGCCCGGAAGACCGGCGGCCAGCTCGGCCTCGGCTTCGGCGGGGGACAGGAAGGCGTTGGGGAGGACCTTGATCTTCACGATTCCGGTGCTGCGGGCCGT
This window contains:
- a CDS encoding YhbY family RNA-binding protein; this encodes MLGGKMRKELRGRAHGIKPAVHVGKDGISPGLLAEIERTARSTGIVKIKVLPNAFLSPAEAEAELAAGLPGEFVGRVGRMLIYFQEEEAVPPPGPAPEKAVRAPRRPVPPRSTPRRPAPSRRAPRKRP
- a CDS encoding VTT domain-containing protein, with protein sequence MNMTPRKKRWLSVLGVLTLGALVVALYDPSLFWSGLKAVGRFFKQVGIAVEAYAKTAGPFSAGLALCLIGFFDSSFTPVPEGNDILVVYFSIHHPAYMLWFVLASTVGSLLGSFILFAMGRRGGEILVRRHISEQKYRRFAAWFRRRGFWAVFVPCIIPPPMPFKLFVLTAGVLRLSWPVFTLATTLGRIVRYGIWGVLTVIYRDEILYFMKHHMLQVGLVICGVIFVLLMASWAFSRFLRRDPAAAASPGAPAVELTETEP